TCCTGTGAGAGTTATGGGCTATCCAGGAAAGCAATGTGACACCCAAAGGGTCAGGACACTGGGGAGAGGGCTGGGTGCACATCCAGGAGATTGGGGGTCCTTGGACTGGGAGGCTGGTGGTGGTTATGGGGCACCCATGGGAGTTGTGGGACACCCAAGAAACAGGAGAGGGCATAGGAGAGAGCAGAGACACTCCAGGGGGCTATGGGACACCCAGGAGGCTGTGAAAACTCAGGGATTTATACGGCACACAAATACAGCTTGGACAGGGTTGGAGTCACCCAAGGGCGTCAGGGGGCACCCAGGGAGAGGTATGATTGCAGAGTCCCCCCAGAAGCTGGTACTGGAGCCCAGGCCTCTGACACCACCTTTATTGCGAGCACTAACAAGAGTCCCTGATGGGAGGAGAATCCACACCCGCACTGAGGGTCCACGGCCTCACGACGGGGCCACATAGGTGCCTGCGAGGTGCACGGGCAGCCCGTCACGGCAGGCCACGCGCACGTGGTGCTGCACCTGGCGGGCACGGTAGGCACAGGGTGGCCGCGTGTCCCCACCGCGAAGGCGGCAGGCAGTGAGGCTCATGGCCCTCGGGGTGCTGTGGAATCCCGTGGTGGGGTCAGGCGcctgggagcaggcagccaCCAGGTCCTCAGCTGGGGCATGCACGAAGGTGTTGGAGGGCTTGCAGGGcctgcctggggctgtcacCCGACGCCGAGCCAGCATGGTCTCACAGTAGC
The genomic region above belongs to Ficedula albicollis isolate OC2 chromosome 4, FicAlb1.5, whole genome shotgun sequence and contains:
- the LOC101818299 gene encoding ribonuclease CL2-like, which encodes MAGWVLCMTLVLAALAGAVGETRYEKFLRQHVDNPRTSTLAAHRYCETMLARRRVTAPGRPCKPSNTFVHAPAEDLVAACSQAPDPTTGFHSTPRAMSLTACRLRGGDTRPPCAYRARQVQHHVRVACRDGLPVHLAGTYVAPS